One genomic window of Sporocytophaga myxococcoides DSM 11118 includes the following:
- the pdhA gene encoding pyruvate dehydrogenase (acetyl-transferring) E1 component subunit alpha: protein MASVKEQSKAKVNASSKFSKETYLFWYEKMVLLRKFEEKSGQLYGQQKIKGFCHLYIGQEACALGAVTALTKDDHWITAYRDHGIPLALGTSPNAVMAELYGKATGCSKGKGGSMHIFDKERNFAGGHGIVGGQIPLGAGLAFAEMYKGTKNLCMCYMGDGAVRQGAFHETLNMAMTWKIPVIFVIENNGYAMGTSVKRTSNVTELYKLGESYDIPSEPVDAMSVEEVHLAVERAAERARNGEGPTLLEFRTYRYKGHSMSDPAKYRSKEELEEYKAKDPIELVRATILENKYATEQELEEIDKKIKGIVDESVKFAEESPYPAEDEAFKDVYVEPNYPFIIE, encoded by the coding sequence ATGGCAAGTGTTAAAGAACAGTCAAAAGCAAAAGTAAACGCCTCTTCAAAATTTTCAAAGGAAACGTACCTGTTCTGGTATGAGAAGATGGTTCTTCTAAGAAAATTTGAAGAAAAATCAGGTCAGTTATATGGACAGCAAAAGATAAAAGGATTTTGCCACTTATATATCGGTCAGGAAGCTTGTGCCCTTGGCGCGGTTACTGCCCTTACAAAAGATGACCACTGGATTACAGCATACCGTGATCACGGTATTCCATTAGCGCTTGGTACTTCTCCAAATGCAGTAATGGCAGAGTTGTATGGAAAAGCAACGGGCTGTTCTAAAGGAAAAGGTGGTTCTATGCATATTTTTGATAAAGAAAGAAACTTTGCAGGTGGTCACGGTATTGTAGGAGGTCAGATTCCACTTGGAGCAGGTCTTGCATTTGCAGAAATGTATAAAGGAACAAAAAACCTTTGTATGTGCTATATGGGAGATGGTGCTGTAAGACAAGGAGCATTCCATGAAACTCTAAACATGGCAATGACCTGGAAAATACCTGTAATCTTTGTTATCGAAAACAATGGTTATGCAATGGGTACTTCAGTAAAAAGAACCAGTAACGTAACTGAACTATATAAACTAGGAGAGTCTTACGATATTCCATCTGAGCCGGTTGATGCAATGAGTGTGGAAGAAGTACACCTTGCTGTGGAAAGAGCTGCGGAGAGAGCAAGAAATGGAGAAGGTCCAACTTTGCTTGAATTCAGAACTTATCGTTACAAAGGCCACTCTATGTCAGACCCTGCTAAATACAGATCTAAAGAGGAGCTTGAAGAATATAAGGCAAAAGATCCGATTGAGCTTGTAAGAGCTACAATTCTTGAGAATAAGTACGCTACAGAACAAGAGCTTGAGGAAATAGACAAAAAAATCAAAGGAATTGTTGATGAAAGCGTAAAATTCGCCGAAGAGTCTCCGTACCCTGCTGAGGACGAAGCGTTTAAAGACGTTTACGTTGAGCCTAATTATCCATTTATTATTGAATAA
- the recF gene encoding DNA replication/repair protein RecF (All proteins in this family for which functions are known are DNA-binding proteins that assist the filamentation of RecA onto DNA for the initiation of recombination or recombinational repair.): MRIKNLNLLNFKNYEEESLEFTEGVNILTGNNGSGKTNLLDAIHFLSMSKSAFHTSDNQSLKRGESFFSISGTFNKNNTDYLISTLFQAGKKIFQADKKSYEKITDHIGRFPLILVTPYDTDLIREGSEERRKFFDSLFSQIDKSYLISLIRYNHFLKQRNSLLKQFAEKRYTDFDLLESYDGPLLEEGFKIYAWRKKFTEEFLPMFNNAYDLLAHRKETVSLTHQSDVADPEFKVIYKNAVQKDLILERTTKGIHKDDYQFLIEGQSVKASGSQGQQKSYVLALKLASFQLLAKYSQTKPILLLDDIFDKLDEERIISLLKIIDRDDFGQILITEAKLERSLEYFKNIKKQIRIFNISKGKILSVQNV; encoded by the coding sequence ATGAGGATTAAAAATTTAAACTTGCTGAATTTCAAGAATTACGAAGAGGAATCTTTGGAATTTACTGAAGGCGTAAACATTCTCACCGGAAACAATGGGTCAGGAAAAACTAATTTACTGGATGCTATTCATTTTCTTAGCATGAGTAAAAGTGCTTTTCATACCTCAGATAATCAGTCATTAAAAAGAGGCGAAAGTTTTTTTTCAATATCCGGAACTTTTAATAAAAACAACACAGACTACCTTATTTCAACCTTATTTCAGGCAGGAAAGAAAATATTTCAGGCAGATAAAAAAAGTTATGAGAAAATTACGGACCATATAGGCCGTTTTCCCTTAATACTTGTAACTCCTTATGACACAGACTTAATAAGGGAAGGTAGTGAAGAGCGGCGGAAATTCTTTGACAGCCTGTTCTCACAAATTGATAAAAGCTACCTTATTTCTTTAATCAGGTATAATCATTTTCTCAAGCAAAGAAACAGCCTGCTAAAGCAATTTGCAGAAAAAAGGTATACGGATTTTGACTTGCTGGAATCTTATGACGGGCCGCTCCTGGAAGAAGGATTTAAAATTTATGCGTGGAGAAAGAAATTCACTGAAGAGTTCCTTCCGATGTTCAATAATGCTTATGACCTCCTGGCACACCGAAAAGAAACGGTTTCGCTGACACATCAATCTGATGTAGCTGATCCTGAGTTTAAAGTGATATATAAAAATGCAGTTCAAAAAGATCTGATTCTTGAAAGAACGACAAAAGGTATTCATAAAGATGATTATCAGTTCCTCATTGAAGGACAATCAGTGAAAGCAAGCGGATCACAGGGACAACAGAAATCTTATGTATTAGCTTTAAAACTAGCCTCATTTCAACTTCTGGCAAAATACTCCCAAACCAAACCTATTCTTTTGCTCGACGACATTTTTGATAAACTGGACGAAGAAAGAATAATCAGTTTGCTCAAAATAATAGATCGGGATGATTTTGGTCAAATTTTAATCACAGAAGCAAAACTGGAAAGAAGTTTGGAATACTTTAAAAACATAAAGAAACAAATCCGTATATTTAACATCTCCAAAGGGAAAATTCTCTCTGTTCAGAATGTATAA
- a CDS encoding DUF721 domain-containing protein: protein MYKKPEKIKTPTSRNSDVASLKDCIDDLINVYKLRGRLSEAEITGNWEKIMGKTISSRTEEIYFKDKKLFIKINSAPLKNELSFSKHKIIEKINEAVKSDAVSEIIFL, encoded by the coding sequence ATGTATAAGAAGCCTGAAAAAATAAAAACTCCTACATCAAGAAATTCGGATGTCGCCTCTTTAAAAGATTGCATCGATGATCTTATTAATGTATACAAGCTTCGTGGCAGACTAAGTGAAGCAGAGATTACCGGCAATTGGGAAAAAATCATGGGCAAAACCATTTCCAGCCGAACTGAAGAAATTTACTTTAAAGACAAAAAATTATTTATTAAAATCAACAGTGCCCCACTGAAAAACGAACTTTCCTTTTCTAAACATAAAATTATAGAAAAGATCAATGAGGCTGTGAAATCAGATGCTGTATCTGAAATAATATTTTTATAA
- a CDS encoding response regulator, translated as MEKVNCVLLVDDDEISNYLSERVIKKLEFSNKVKKSTNGEEALLYLAKHCCTFDDIYFPELILLDNNMPEMTGIEFLESLKAMNISTNDRMKVVVLTATANPKEEARLKELGISGFLTKPLTEEKLLEVVAAI; from the coding sequence ATGGAAAAGGTGAATTGTGTTTTATTGGTGGACGATGATGAAATCTCTAACTACTTGTCTGAAAGGGTGATTAAAAAGCTTGAATTTTCAAATAAAGTCAAGAAATCAACCAATGGGGAAGAAGCACTTCTTTACCTTGCCAAACATTGTTGTACTTTCGATGACATCTATTTCCCGGAACTAATATTGCTGGATAATAATATGCCTGAAATGACCGGAATTGAATTTCTGGAATCTCTCAAGGCTATGAATATCAGTACGAACGATCGGATGAAAGTGGTGGTTCTTACTGCTACTGCTAATCCAAAAGAAGAAGCAAGGTTGAAAGAACTGGGAATTAGCGGTTTTTTGACCAAACCACTTACTGAGGAAAAATTGCTGGAAGTGGTAGCAGCTATTTAA
- a CDS encoding DUF983 domain-containing protein produces the protein MNKTCSVCGQPAEPEPGFYYGAMYVSYGLCVAVCGFNFILTEFILELPAYSFLVVNTLILILLWPLVFRYARVLYLYLFVRFDPNAGKNNKFN, from the coding sequence ATGAATAAGACATGTTCAGTTTGTGGCCAGCCTGCAGAACCGGAGCCAGGATTTTATTATGGGGCTATGTATGTGAGTTATGGTTTATGTGTGGCTGTTTGCGGGTTTAATTTTATACTTACAGAATTTATACTAGAGCTTCCCGCATACTCATTTCTTGTGGTCAATACATTAATTTTGATTCTACTATGGCCATTGGTTTTCAGATATGCGCGGGTGCTGTATTTATATTTATTTGTTCGTTTTGATCCTAATGCGGGTAAAAACAATAAGTTCAATTAA
- a CDS encoding response regulator gives MPYFNTILLVDDDFVNNFITERTLRRSNIAREIKTVRNGEEALTFLTEQINRCPELIILDVNMPEMNGIDFLKNFKKMVLEKNIKVVLLTSVISPGQESSISRLGFEDIMIKPFTEEKLLKILKKDLIAR, from the coding sequence ATGCCCTACTTTAACACAATTCTGCTTGTTGATGATGATTTTGTCAACAACTTTATAACAGAAAGAACTCTAAGACGATCCAACATCGCCAGGGAAATTAAAACTGTAAGGAATGGCGAAGAAGCTCTGACTTTTTTGACAGAACAAATTAATCGCTGCCCGGAATTAATAATTCTGGATGTAAATATGCCAGAAATGAATGGGATCGATTTTCTTAAGAATTTTAAGAAAATGGTTCTGGAAAAGAACATTAAAGTAGTGCTACTCACCAGCGTCATTAGTCCTGGTCAGGAGTCTTCAATTTCACGTCTGGGCTTTGAAGATATTATGATTAAGCCATTCACAGAAGAGAAATTGCTCAAAATTCTCAAGAAAGATTTAATTGCCAGGTAA
- a CDS encoding response regulator, whose translation MDSLIDSMVKFKNVLLVDDDYVSNFIADHLLTKLDLCENLTFCRNGDEALKYLKSAGDDFPEVIFLDINMPVMDGFEFIETFQRLNLDKKKTRIIIYTSSFSPKDLEVLKNIGFNDFIIKPLTEEKLMNVLKLFSTN comes from the coding sequence ATGGATTCATTAATTGATTCAATGGTAAAATTCAAAAATGTTTTATTGGTAGATGATGATTATGTAAGCAATTTTATTGCAGACCATCTTCTTACAAAGCTTGACCTGTGTGAAAATCTTACATTTTGCAGAAATGGAGATGAGGCCCTGAAATATCTGAAATCCGCAGGAGATGATTTCCCGGAAGTCATTTTTCTTGATATTAATATGCCTGTGATGGATGGCTTTGAATTTATTGAAACATTCCAAAGACTAAATCTCGATAAGAAGAAAACAAGGATTATAATTTATACATCTTCATTCAGTCCTAAGGACCTTGAAGTTTTGAAAAATATAGGTTTTAATGATTTTATCATCAAGCCTTTAACCGAAGAAAAATTAATGAACGTGTTAAAACTTTTTAGTACAAACTAG
- a CDS encoding acyl-CoA-binding protein has protein sequence MDIKAEFEEAVKQSRLLPAQSNENLLKLYGLFKQATEGDVNVEKPTNFFDLAGIAKYNTWSDLKGMSMDEAKQKYIATVKDLSGK, from the coding sequence ATGGATATAAAAGCAGAATTTGAAGAAGCAGTTAAGCAATCAAGATTGCTGCCTGCTCAGTCTAATGAAAACCTGTTAAAGCTTTATGGGTTATTTAAGCAGGCTACTGAAGGAGATGTAAATGTTGAAAAGCCAACCAATTTTTTTGATTTGGCAGGCATTGCTAAGTACAATACATGGAGCGATCTGAAGGGCATGAGTATGGACGAAGCAAAGCAAAAATATATAGCAACAGTAAAGGACCTTTCGGGAAAGTAA
- a CDS encoding THUMP domain-containing class I SAM-dependent RNA methyltransferase translates to MKGTENTFQQESTILVTCPKRIGKYLAEEITTAGYIIENEMQTGISTRGTLIDCISLNLVLRTAHKVLFHLKTFRCTHPDQLYSSTKDFAWEKYFSTDSYFTIVANVENETITDSRFGSYKVKDAIADRFTSLFKKRPDSGPEKNKVVIYLHWKNEEASLYIDTSGETIAKHGYRKKPFKAPVQESLASALIYASRWDRKSTFINPMCGSGTLAIQACLTALNRYPGLFRSNYCFMHLNDFEMSYYDKAKEEIKSAILRKMPARVIATDLDPLAIDAAKNNAATAGVDHLIEFRVCDFRDTEVPEGEGVVMINPEYGERLGVDKDLEEIYTAIGDFFKKKCTGYLGYVFTGNLELAKSIGLKTKRRIEFYNGTIDARLLEYELYSGSKRIAPEHSDAPVS, encoded by the coding sequence GTGAAAGGAACAGAAAATACCTTCCAACAGGAATCTACCATTCTTGTCACATGCCCTAAAAGAATAGGTAAATATCTGGCAGAGGAAATTACCACAGCAGGCTATATAATTGAAAATGAGATGCAAACTGGCATTTCAACAAGAGGTACTCTTATTGATTGCATTAGCTTAAACCTTGTGCTAAGAACTGCTCATAAAGTGCTGTTCCATTTAAAAACATTTCGTTGCACACATCCTGATCAGTTATATTCTTCTACAAAAGACTTTGCCTGGGAAAAGTATTTTTCTACAGATAGCTATTTTACCATAGTTGCAAATGTTGAGAACGAGACCATCACTGATTCCCGTTTCGGTTCTTATAAAGTAAAAGATGCTATTGCAGACAGATTTACTTCCTTGTTTAAAAAGCGTCCGGATTCAGGACCGGAAAAAAATAAAGTTGTAATATATCTCCATTGGAAAAATGAAGAGGCTTCTCTTTACATAGATACAAGTGGTGAAACAATTGCCAAGCATGGATATAGAAAAAAGCCATTTAAAGCCCCTGTGCAGGAAAGCCTTGCTTCTGCCCTGATATATGCCAGCAGATGGGATAGAAAGTCTACATTTATCAACCCAATGTGCGGAAGTGGTACGCTGGCAATCCAAGCCTGCCTTACTGCCTTAAACAGATATCCTGGTCTTTTCAGAAGCAACTATTGCTTTATGCATCTGAATGATTTTGAAATGTCTTATTATGACAAAGCGAAAGAAGAGATAAAATCTGCAATACTCAGAAAAATGCCTGCGCGTGTCATAGCCACAGATTTGGACCCACTTGCAATAGATGCTGCCAAAAACAATGCTGCTACTGCAGGAGTAGACCACCTTATTGAATTTCGTGTATGTGATTTCAGAGACACAGAAGTACCCGAAGGAGAAGGAGTAGTGATGATAAACCCGGAATATGGAGAAAGATTGGGGGTAGATAAAGACCTGGAAGAAATCTATACTGCCATAGGTGATTTTTTTAAGAAGAAATGTACAGGCTACCTTGGATATGTATTTACAGGCAACCTTGAACTTGCAAAAAGTATAGGCCTTAAAACTAAACGCCGGATAGAGTTTTACAATGGCACCATTGACGCCAGATTACTCGAATATGAACTCTATAGTGGCAGCAAAAGAATTGCCCCGGAACATTCAGACGCTCCTGTCAGTTAA
- a CDS encoding diacylglycerol/lipid kinase family protein, whose translation MEHSNLLFVINPHAGGKNKFEITSEIKQCCTGRSLFPHVYETTGLNDKEEILKLMDQLKPEALIAVGGDGTVNMVGDLLLNSETALGIIPAGSANGLAKDLNIPVNFEEALDIVQNFHTKKIDTLKINGKNCFHLSDLGFNARVVHRFAESSFRGKISYFWYALKEFFSYKFFAYKISSPELRKKGKAFMMVLSNANKFGTNITINPIGVINDGYFEISIIKPFPKIFAPVILFQLISNRISKSKYFKILRLKKATISNSWKEFFHIDGEPVAERTKKLEVEILPRSLKVILPKPTG comes from the coding sequence ATGGAGCATAGCAACTTGCTGTTTGTGATTAACCCTCATGCTGGAGGTAAAAATAAGTTTGAAATAACTTCAGAAATAAAACAATGCTGTACTGGCAGATCTTTATTTCCACATGTGTATGAAACCACAGGACTTAATGATAAAGAAGAAATTCTGAAGCTAATGGATCAGCTAAAACCCGAAGCTCTTATTGCAGTAGGAGGAGATGGCACAGTAAATATGGTTGGAGATTTACTGCTGAATTCCGAGACTGCATTAGGTATTATTCCTGCTGGCTCGGCTAATGGATTGGCCAAAGATCTGAATATCCCGGTAAATTTTGAGGAAGCACTGGATATTGTTCAGAACTTTCACACAAAAAAAATTGACACTTTAAAAATCAATGGCAAAAATTGTTTTCACCTGAGCGATCTTGGATTTAATGCCAGAGTCGTACATAGGTTTGCGGAAAGCAGTTTCAGGGGGAAAATCAGTTATTTTTGGTATGCATTGAAAGAGTTTTTTTCATACAAGTTCTTTGCCTACAAAATCAGTTCTCCTGAGCTGAGAAAAAAAGGAAAAGCATTTATGATGGTGCTTTCAAATGCCAATAAATTCGGGACAAATATTACAATAAATCCCATTGGCGTTATTAATGATGGATACTTTGAAATCAGCATCATCAAACCCTTTCCTAAAATCTTTGCTCCCGTGATTTTATTTCAGCTGATTAGTAACAGAATATCTAAATCTAAATATTTCAAGATTTTAAGATTAAAGAAAGCAACGATCAGCAATTCCTGGAAAGAATTTTTCCATATAGACGGAGAACCTGTAGCAGAAAGAACCAAAAAACTGGAAGTGGAAATTCTACCTAGAAGTCTGAAAGTAATACTGCCCAAGCCTACTGGTTGA
- a CDS encoding metallophosphoesterase has translation MTWIIVIISLLIFSSVFVYLLTIEYRKRAFIQLKHHGWKKNFPESVSPPFYSLFLIGDAGAPSVLHPDPTLTLLKRKLKEAGDASGLFFLGDNIYPTGLPESSDKGFSLAEKRLLAQLLVAEHHKGLKVFLSGNHDWKKGRKGGFQTMMRQQEYVENFFNSKEVYLPRNGCPGPYEISINEKLTFIVLNTQWWVHGGHKPLGKSEGCVVDNEHEFFLLLEDLLTKNRSKRIVVLGHHPLYSFAVHGGRFTMKQHLFPLTDANKKLYVPLPIAGSLYPIYRRYVGSKEDMSHPLYKRLRKRLVDIFKKYNNLIYAAGHDHNLQYIYKNNQHFIVSGAGSKLKHVQKDSNAVFTHAHKGFFKLSFYEDETWLEVFEPHKKQEDGLLAFRIKMF, from the coding sequence ATGACCTGGATAATTGTTATTATAAGCCTTTTGATTTTTTCCTCCGTTTTTGTTTACTTACTTACAATAGAATATAGAAAGCGGGCATTTATCCAATTAAAGCACCATGGCTGGAAGAAAAATTTTCCTGAAAGTGTAAGCCCTCCTTTTTATTCATTGTTCCTGATTGGTGACGCAGGCGCTCCATCGGTTTTACATCCTGATCCAACCTTAACATTATTGAAACGAAAGTTGAAGGAAGCAGGGGATGCCTCAGGTTTGTTTTTTCTGGGAGATAATATATACCCAACTGGTTTGCCAGAAAGCAGTGATAAAGGCTTTTCTCTTGCAGAAAAAAGATTACTGGCACAACTGCTTGTTGCAGAGCATCACAAAGGATTAAAAGTATTTTTATCAGGAAATCATGACTGGAAGAAAGGCAGAAAGGGAGGTTTTCAAACCATGATGAGGCAACAGGAATATGTTGAAAATTTTTTTAACAGTAAAGAAGTTTATCTGCCACGAAATGGTTGCCCTGGTCCTTATGAAATATCAATCAATGAAAAACTAACTTTTATTGTTCTTAACACTCAATGGTGGGTTCATGGAGGGCATAAACCTCTTGGGAAAAGTGAAGGTTGTGTTGTTGATAATGAGCATGAATTTTTTCTTCTACTGGAAGATCTTCTTACTAAAAACCGCTCGAAAAGGATTGTTGTATTGGGGCATCATCCACTCTATAGCTTTGCAGTTCATGGGGGCCGCTTCACTATGAAACAGCATCTTTTTCCACTTACAGATGCAAACAAAAAATTATACGTGCCATTACCCATTGCAGGATCATTATATCCTATTTACCGAAGATATGTTGGTTCCAAAGAGGATATGTCACATCCTCTGTATAAGAGATTACGGAAAAGGTTGGTTGATATCTTCAAGAAATATAATAACCTTATTTATGCTGCAGGACATGATCATAATCTACAGTATATTTATAAGAACAATCAGCACTTTATAGTGAGTGGTGCCGGAAGCAAGCTGAAGCACGTACAAAAAGACTCAAATGCTGTTTTTACGCATGCTCACAAAGGATTTTTTAAACTTTCATTTTATGAGGATGAAACATGGCTAGAGGTCTTTGAGCCTCATAAGAAACAGGAAGACGGTCTTTTGGCCTTCAGAATAAAAATGTTTTGA
- a CDS encoding FAD-dependent oxidoreductase — MNTDSIWKEESGKCPVFAALEKDIETEVLIIGGGITGLTLATLLNDAGIHSVLAEASHIGNGTTGMSSCHLTTQIDTQYSKVYSDFGEEITAMVARSRAEGIDFIEQLIKNKSINCDFKRVAGYQYADKPEQIADLEAEYRYAGYIDLPVELTDNTDLPIPVIKALKFDNQAVFNAQAFINGLAENLVNSKCQIFENTRVTDIREDRGIFTVTANGTTVRALKVVMATHIPLFFNVLQTLAFPYISYVIAATIEGNTPENLYWDMDEPYHYIRSTEFNGKKYLIVGGADHKVGHEEETSERFKELESYARKKFNVKSVDFKWSAEFYESADGLPFIGESPFSKNLFVATGFAGDGLVYGPLAALIINDLIQGKTNKNYDAYDSTRITIAASMADFFKENIDNVRSFVADKFGNVSEETPDNLEPGQGKILNLNGEKVAVAKDANGEVHAVSPVCTHLKCNVHYNNAEQTWDCPCHGSRFSIDGSVVYGPAVDPLEKKEIVAISENKK; from the coding sequence ATGAATACAGACTCAATCTGGAAAGAAGAAAGCGGCAAATGTCCTGTTTTCGCAGCCCTTGAGAAGGATATAGAGACAGAAGTCCTGATCATTGGAGGGGGGATAACCGGGCTTACACTTGCTACGCTCCTTAATGATGCCGGTATACATTCAGTACTTGCTGAAGCAAGTCATATCGGTAATGGGACTACAGGGATGTCCAGTTGTCATCTTACTACTCAAATCGATACTCAGTATAGCAAAGTATACTCAGATTTTGGGGAAGAAATTACAGCAATGGTTGCAAGGAGTCGGGCAGAGGGGATAGATTTTATAGAACAACTTATAAAAAATAAAAGTATCAATTGTGACTTCAAGAGGGTGGCCGGGTATCAGTATGCAGATAAACCCGAACAAATTGCTGATCTGGAGGCAGAATACAGATATGCGGGTTATATCGACCTTCCTGTAGAGCTTACAGATAACACAGATCTGCCTATTCCGGTTATTAAAGCGCTGAAATTTGATAACCAGGCAGTTTTCAATGCTCAGGCATTTATTAATGGTCTGGCTGAAAACCTAGTAAACAGTAAATGCCAAATCTTTGAAAATACAAGAGTTACAGATATCAGAGAAGACAGAGGAATCTTTACTGTGACTGCCAATGGAACAACTGTGAGAGCTTTAAAAGTTGTAATGGCTACTCATATCCCATTATTCTTTAATGTGTTGCAAACCCTTGCTTTCCCCTATATAAGTTATGTGATAGCCGCTACGATAGAAGGCAATACTCCTGAGAATTTATACTGGGATATGGACGAACCATATCATTATATCAGAAGTACTGAATTCAATGGCAAGAAATATCTTATAGTCGGTGGGGCAGATCATAAGGTGGGTCATGAAGAGGAAACATCGGAGAGATTTAAAGAGCTTGAATCTTATGCTCGGAAAAAGTTTAATGTTAAATCGGTAGATTTCAAATGGTCTGCTGAATTTTATGAATCAGCTGATGGACTGCCCTTTATTGGAGAAAGTCCATTTTCAAAAAATCTATTTGTAGCTACAGGATTTGCAGGAGATGGGTTGGTTTATGGCCCATTGGCAGCTCTTATAATAAATGATTTGATACAGGGCAAAACAAATAAGAATTATGATGCTTATGATTCTACAAGAATCACCATTGCTGCTTCTATGGCTGATTTCTTTAAAGAAAATATTGATAACGTCCGTTCATTTGTTGCTGATAAGTTCGGAAATGTATCTGAAGAGACTCCCGACAATCTTGAGCCTGGACAAGGTAAAATTCTGAATCTGAATGGGGAAAAAGTTGCTGTGGCTAAAGATGCCAATGGTGAAGTCCATGCCGTCTCTCCTGTATGTACTCATTTGAAATGCAATGTCCATTATAACAATGCCGAGCAAACCTGGGATTGTCCTTGTCATGGTAGCAGGTTTTCCATTGATGGATCAGTGGTATATGGTCCGGCAGTTGATCCTTTGGAGAAAAAGGAAATTGTAGCAATTTCTGAGAATAAAAAATAA
- a CDS encoding VOC family protein: MKLNQIKETCLYVNDLEKSKAFYNGLLGFPIIGYQEKRHLFLKVGSSVLLCFLPEVTKLEKELPPHYAYGKIHVAFEVPEGDYELWKKMMYEKGIKILYEKEWNQQLKSFYFEDPDGNVLEIIPPGLWH; this comes from the coding sequence ATGAAACTTAATCAGATAAAAGAGACCTGTCTTTATGTAAATGATCTGGAGAAATCAAAAGCATTTTATAATGGCTTGCTTGGGTTCCCGATAATTGGATATCAAGAAAAAAGGCACCTTTTTTTGAAAGTAGGGAGCTCCGTACTTCTTTGTTTTCTTCCTGAAGTTACCAAATTAGAAAAAGAGTTACCCCCACATTATGCTTATGGCAAAATACATGTAGCTTTTGAAGTCCCTGAGGGAGATTATGAATTATGGAAAAAGATGATGTATGAAAAAGGTATTAAGATCTTATATGAAAAAGAATGGAATCAACAACTAAAGTCCTTCTATTTTGAAGATCCTGATGGAAATGTGCTTGAAATTATACCACCAGGCCTATGGCATTAG
- a CDS encoding DUF427 domain-containing protein, translating into MKAIWNGKIIAKSDDVEELDGTYYFPIDSIKECYFIESGKRSVCPYKGKAHYFHIYVDGKTNEDAAWFYPEPNEFSYMLKNKIAFWKGVEIKESDRKISLELLNVLNSFF; encoded by the coding sequence ATGAAAGCAATCTGGAATGGAAAAATCATCGCCAAATCTGATGATGTAGAAGAACTGGATGGAACTTACTATTTCCCTATTGATTCGATCAAGGAATGCTATTTTATTGAAAGCGGCAAAAGAAGTGTTTGCCCTTATAAAGGCAAAGCGCATTACTTTCATATATATGTAGATGGTAAGACTAATGAAGACGCTGCATGGTTTTATCCGGAACCTAATGAGTTTTCTTATATGCTGAAAAATAAAATTGCATTCTGGAAAGGAGTTGAAATTAAAGAGTCTGACCGAAAGATAAGCCTGGAGCTTCTAAATGTACTTAACAGCTTTTTCTGA